The proteins below are encoded in one region of Mya arenaria isolate MELC-2E11 chromosome 15, ASM2691426v1:
- the LOC128220165 gene encoding opsin-5-like: MFTAPSNTSAAEKKFMSKLEPWEDVIVGGYLCVISISAISLNILVLCTCISNWTRLSRNDRYIVNLAVSDSLMPLSAFPLTIVSSFSHKWIFEDIGCTTYGFLGFYFGLVSITTLAIMALTRYIKICRPDLNLSTTSWSQTLLLFPYLFSLVWSISPLAGWGSYEVEHYGTSCTLQWEGNRTFITLMTFAMCWGFLICWMPYAIVSMWTAYGNGSYIPIRMTLISVLLAKSSTIVNPILYFVLNSKFRPMLIKTFYTEQSKKTTQCDNNCSVNQEVNISTQENDVLTESPQGNPEGNEIGRSSVFPQNESDFPQNSSDKTVDVLL; the protein is encoded by the exons ATGTTCACAGCGCCATCAAATACATCAGCCGcagaaaaaaagttcatgtCTAAACTAGAGCCCTGGGAAGACGTGATTGTGGGTGGTTACCTTTGTGTCATAA gCATATCTGCTATATCCCTGAACATCCTGGTGCTCTGCACATGCATATCCAACTGGACCCGTCTCTCCAGGAACGATCGCTACATAGTCAACCTCGCCGTTAGCGACAGCTTGATGCCGCTTAGTGCATTTCCACTTACAATAGTCTCCTCGTTTTCCCATAAGTGGATCTTTGAAGATATTG GATGCACAACCTACGGATTTCTGGGGTTTTACTTCGGCCTAGTCAGCATAACGACTCTCGCCATAATGGCCCTGACAAGATACATTAAAATTTGCCGCCCGGATCTAA ACTTATCCACAACTTCTTGGAGCCAGACCCTACTCCTATTTCCATACCTTTTCTCATTAGTTTGGTCCATCTCTCCGCTGGCGGGCTGGGGATCGTATGAGGTGGAGCATTATGGAACATCTTGCACACTGCAATGGGAGGGAAATAGAACGTTTATAACTCTG ATGACATTTGCTATGTGCTGGGGCTTCCTGATCTGCTGGATGCCATACGCCATTGTATCCATGTGGACAGCCTATGGAAACGGATCGTACATTCCTATCAGAATGACACTTATCTCGGTGCTACTCGCCAAATCATCGACTATCGTTAACCCCATATTGTACTTTGTACTGAACAGCAAATTTAGGCCTATGTTAATCAAAACGTTCTATACAGAACAAAGCAAAAAGACTACACAATGTGACAATAACTGTTCTGTAAACCAAGAAGTTAACATAAGCACACAAGAGAATGATGTTTTGACGGAATCCCCTCAGGGTAACCCAGAAGGAAATGAGATTGGACGGAGTTCCGTCTTTCCTCAGAATGAATCAGATTTTCCTCAGAATAGTTCCGATAAAACAGTTGACgttttgttatga